A stretch of the Poseidonibacter parvus genome encodes the following:
- a CDS encoding TorD/DmsD family molecular chaperone, with protein sequence MQDTQGINKARALYYNLFANFFIVSSKSENYFELVRLINILKDSPLDIESGKALQNISDELDPSSNVALVQEFDDLFHSPLNKKIRLTASYYDEGVESGKKRVEMIQFVAKTKLRRDEKSYFDYEDSIGFIFSFMAQLCDNIANGEKEYENTVHCIFSQILNDFVDEFAKEVYESENAKIFAQLMIVLHSFAEFERLYLEVSKPKPKEKIKKEVKSDGISDEELERRAKNKALKALGPKEDIVTGPVDTATAMETDI encoded by the coding sequence ATGCAAGATACTCAAGGAATAAATAAAGCTAGAGCTCTTTATTATAATTTATTTGCAAACTTTTTTATAGTTTCATCTAAAAGTGAAAACTATTTTGAATTAGTAAGATTAATTAATATTCTAAAAGATAGTCCTTTAGATATTGAATCAGGAAAAGCTTTACAAAATATTTCAGATGAATTAGATCCTAGTTCAAATGTTGCTTTAGTTCAAGAATTTGATGATTTATTTCATAGTCCTTTAAACAAAAAAATAAGACTTACAGCTTCTTATTATGATGAAGGTGTTGAATCAGGTAAAAAAAGAGTAGAAATGATTCAATTTGTTGCAAAAACAAAGCTAAGACGTGATGAAAAAAGCTATTTTGATTATGAAGATTCAATTGGATTTATTTTTTCTTTTATGGCTCAATTATGTGATAATATTGCTAATGGAGAAAAAGAGTATGAAAATACAGTTCATTGTATTTTCTCACAAATTTTAAATGATTTTGTAGATGAGTTTGCAAAAGAAGTTTATGAAAGTGAAAATGCAAAAATATTTGCACAATTGATGATTGTATTACACTCATTTGCTGAATTTGAAAGATTATATTTAGAAGTTTCAAAACCAAAGCCAAAAGAAAAAATTAAAAAAGAAGTAAAAAGTGATGGAATTTCTGATGAAGAATTAGAAAGACGAGCAAAAAATAAAGCTTTAAAAGCTTTAGGTCCAAAAGAAGACATAGTTACAGGACCTGTTGATACAGCAACAGCAATGGAAACAGATATATAA